A window from Rhea pennata isolate bPtePen1 chromosome 1, bPtePen1.pri, whole genome shotgun sequence encodes these proteins:
- the RPL21 gene encoding large ribosomal subunit protein eL21 — protein MTNTKGKRRGTRYMFSRPFRKHGVVPLATYMRIYKKGDIVDIKGMGTVQQGMPHKCYHGKTGRVYNVTQHAVGIIVNKKVKGKILAKRINVRIEHIKHSKSRDSFLQRVKENERKKKEAKEKGIWVQLKRQPAPPREAHFVRTNGKEPELLEPIPYEFMA, from the exons ATGACGAACacaaaggggaagaggaggggaacACGTTACATGTTTTCAAGGCCATTTCGCAAGCATG GCGTCGTCCCTCTAGCCACCTACATGCGCATCTACAAGAAGGGCGATATTGTCGATATCAAG GGTATGGGTACTGTTCAACAAGGTATGCCTCACAAATGTTACCATGGCAAGACTGGAAGGGTATATAATGTTACTCAGCATGCTGTGGGCATTATCGTAAACAAGAAGGTTAA gggCAAGATTCTTGCCAAGAGAATTAATGTGCGTATTGAGCATATTAAACATTCAAAGAGCAGAGATAGCTTCCTGCAGCGTGTgaaggagaatgaaaggaagaaaaaggaagcaaaagaaaaaggcatttggGTTCAGCTGAAACGTCAG CCTGCTCCACCAAGGGAAGCACATTTTGTGAGAACCAATGGCAAGGAGCCAGAGCTGCTGGAGCCAATTCCCTATGAGTTCATGGCATAA